A genome region from Natranaeroarchaeum sulfidigenes includes the following:
- the hemB gene encoding porphobilinogen synthase encodes MDLTDRPRRLRRDGIRELVRETELAAADLIAPVFVDATTDERVPIETMPGHERVPLEEAVDRVEEVLETGVSAVILFGIPESKDARGTRAWAEDGVIQEATRRITAETDAYVITDLCLCEYTDHGHCGVLEDAAAEEPRLTVDNDETLELLSQIAVSQAEAGADMIAPSGMMDGMVGTIREGLDREDFQDVPIMSYAAKYESSFYGPFRDAADGAPAFGNRRHYQMDPANAEEAIREVALDVEQGADVLMVKPALPYLDIVRDIDRKFDRPVAAYNVSGEYAMLQAAADRGWLDLEATALESLISIKRAGADLILTYFAEDIAEHL; translated from the coding sequence ATGGACCTCACAGACCGCCCCCGTCGACTTCGCCGCGACGGGATCCGCGAACTCGTTCGGGAAACGGAGCTTGCGGCGGCCGATCTGATCGCGCCGGTGTTCGTCGACGCGACGACCGACGAGCGCGTCCCCATCGAGACGATGCCGGGCCACGAGCGCGTCCCGCTTGAGGAAGCCGTCGACCGGGTCGAGGAGGTGCTCGAAACGGGTGTCAGCGCCGTCATTCTCTTTGGAATCCCGGAATCGAAAGACGCCCGCGGCACTCGGGCGTGGGCCGAGGACGGCGTGATTCAGGAAGCGACCCGGCGGATCACGGCCGAAACCGACGCCTACGTCATCACCGACCTCTGTCTGTGTGAGTACACCGACCACGGCCACTGTGGCGTGCTCGAAGACGCCGCCGCCGAGGAGCCACGGCTGACCGTCGACAACGACGAGACCCTGGAGCTGCTCTCGCAAATCGCCGTCTCACAGGCCGAGGCCGGTGCGGATATGATCGCCCCGAGTGGCATGATGGACGGAATGGTCGGAACGATCCGCGAGGGGTTGGATCGGGAAGACTTCCAGGACGTGCCGATCATGAGCTACGCGGCCAAATACGAGTCCAGTTTCTACGGTCCCTTCCGGGACGCCGCCGACGGCGCACCCGCGTTCGGGAACCGGCGACACTACCAGATGGATCCGGCCAACGCCGAGGAAGCGATCCGCGAGGTCGCCTTAGACGTCGAGCAGGGCGCGGACGTCCTGATGGTCAAGCCCGCACTGCCCTATCTCGATATCGTGCGGGATATCGACCGGAAGTTCGACCGGCCCGTCGCCGCCTATAATGTCAGCGGCGAGTACGCTATGCTACAGGCCGCCGCCGACCGGGGCTGGCTCGATCTGGAAGCCACCGCACTGGAGTCGCTGATCTCGATCAAACGCGCCGGCGCGGACCTGATCCTCACCTACTTCGCCGAGGACATCGCGGAGCACCTCTAG
- a CDS encoding cupin domain-containing protein, with protein MEKVRIDDVENELSPLGVHSVRKPVSDTLGTTDFAMNYFELESGESFSGGLHAHHDQEEVFYIEAGVATFDVGLDREPVEVGAGELIRFPPGEFQEGYNDGDERVIGWALGAPGATHDWDALQSRLYCPACEAETTQETRLVDDEFQFTCTECGAELP; from the coding sequence ATGGAGAAGGTGCGCATTGACGACGTCGAGAACGAGCTGAGTCCGCTGGGCGTCCACAGCGTCCGCAAACCCGTTTCCGACACGCTCGGGACGACCGATTTCGCGATGAACTACTTCGAGCTCGAATCCGGTGAGTCGTTCTCGGGCGGCCTGCACGCCCACCACGATCAGGAGGAGGTGTTCTACATCGAGGCGGGGGTCGCGACGTTCGACGTCGGTCTCGACCGCGAGCCAGTCGAGGTCGGGGCGGGCGAGTTGATCCGGTTCCCGCCGGGCGAGTTTCAGGAGGGGTACAACGACGGCGACGAGCGCGTGATCGGCTGGGCGCTTGGTGCGCCGGGTGCGACCCACGACTGGGATGCCCTGCAGTCCCGGCTTTACTGTCCAGCGTGTGAGGCCGAGACCACCCAGGAGACGCGGCTGGTCGACGACGAGTTTCAGTTCACCTGCACCGAGTGTGGGGCCGAGCTGCCCTAG